One segment of Pyrococcus sp. ST04 DNA contains the following:
- the asnB gene encoding asparagine synthase (glutamine-hydrolyzing), protein MCLIAGGLSLSSKDIAKIIETGKHRGPDSFGVWSDGFVLKSSNFGDVDEVKGGEHVLIQCRLAITGSKSYTQPFYNDIVLVHNGEIYNHEFLREYLVERGVSFETDVDSEVILRLLEYYLYEKRLSPWEAVKKIMLMLNGDYAVAFLYNGKLYLFRDPIGIRPIYYSQSGRFASEKKVLWAIGDDAHPVNPGELVEISRSGIVKRRLLRLTSIKSLGSSYKDGLKNLLENSVNLRKRGKIGVLFSGGLDSSLIALIASRFSKVVLYSAGAEGSRDIEWARKVSEELGLELREFIFTLDDVKTAIPEVMFAIEEPNPMNLAIGIPLYFATKLAREDGMRVLLSGQGADELFGGYAKYLNNPTLMIKDFEELAERNLARDDKVSMLNGVEVRYPYLDQAFAVLALNAPINEKIKDGKRKVILRKIAIEMGLPEFVANREKKAMQYGSNSQKFLEKIAKSEGVKLRELAALKFREVFGRMRRGTGAER, encoded by the coding sequence ATGTGCCTGATAGCTGGTGGACTTTCACTCTCATCAAAAGATATAGCCAAGATAATCGAAACTGGTAAACATAGGGGCCCAGATTCATTTGGTGTTTGGAGTGATGGTTTTGTTCTAAAATCCAGCAACTTTGGGGACGTTGATGAAGTTAAGGGTGGAGAGCATGTCCTTATTCAGTGCAGACTTGCAATAACGGGGTCGAAAAGTTATACACAACCTTTTTACAATGACATTGTTTTGGTCCATAACGGAGAGATATACAACCATGAATTCCTGCGAGAGTATTTGGTGGAAAGGGGAGTAAGCTTTGAGACAGATGTTGATAGTGAAGTTATCCTGAGGTTATTGGAGTACTATCTCTATGAGAAGAGGTTATCTCCCTGGGAGGCTGTTAAAAAAATTATGCTGATGCTTAATGGTGATTATGCCGTTGCATTCCTATATAACGGAAAGCTCTATCTTTTCAGGGATCCAATTGGGATAAGGCCGATATACTATTCCCAAAGTGGTCGCTTTGCTTCAGAAAAAAAGGTACTTTGGGCTATAGGGGATGATGCGCATCCAGTAAATCCTGGAGAGCTTGTTGAGATCAGCAGGAGTGGTATAGTAAAGAGAAGGCTCCTTAGACTTACAAGTATAAAGTCTTTGGGAAGCTCATATAAAGATGGCCTGAAGAATCTTCTCGAAAATTCAGTAAATTTAAGAAAGAGAGGCAAAATCGGGGTTTTATTCTCGGGTGGTTTGGACAGCTCCCTCATAGCCTTGATAGCATCGAGATTTTCTAAAGTTGTGCTCTATTCGGCTGGAGCCGAGGGTAGTAGAGATATAGAATGGGCAAGAAAGGTATCTGAAGAACTCGGACTAGAGCTTAGAGAGTTCATATTCACCCTGGATGACGTTAAAACGGCTATTCCCGAGGTCATGTTTGCAATAGAAGAGCCAAATCCTATGAATTTGGCTATAGGTATCCCCCTGTACTTTGCAACCAAACTAGCTAGGGAAGATGGCATGAGGGTCTTGTTAAGTGGTCAGGGAGCAGATGAGCTCTTCGGGGGGTATGCAAAATACCTCAATAACCCAACTCTCATGATTAAAGACTTTGAAGAGCTTGCCGAGAGGAACCTGGCTAGAGATGATAAGGTTTCAATGCTAAATGGAGTTGAAGTTAGATACCCATACCTTGACCAAGCATTTGCAGTTCTTGCCCTAAATGCGCCCATAAATGAGAAGATTAAAGATGGGAAGAGAAAAGTAATACTTAGAAAAATCGCGATTGAGATGGGTCTTCCTGAATTTGTTGCTAACAGGGAGAAGAAGGCTATGCAGTATGGAAGTAATTCTCAAAAATTCTTAGAGAAAATAGCTAAGTCTGAAGGGGTTAAGCTTAGGGAACTTGCTGCCCTGAAATTTAGAGAGGTCTTTGGGCGGATGAGGAGAGGGACTGGTGCTGAAAGGTGA